From the genome of Manduca sexta isolate Smith_Timp_Sample1 chromosome 14, JHU_Msex_v1.0, whole genome shotgun sequence, one region includes:
- the LOC115439830 gene encoding LOW QUALITY PROTEIN: high mobility group protein D-like (The sequence of the model RefSeq protein was modified relative to this genomic sequence to represent the inferred CDS: deleted 1 base in 1 codon) yields MLRSANHVARRWRHCADASRPKLACTGNILFELHTFLLVLYVYSLVVHQFKNNFKIFAIRKKVKMTDKPKRPMSAYMLWLNSAREQIKAENPGLKVTEIAKKGGEIWKSMKDKSVWEEKAAKAKEQYAKDLESYNANGGGGDGGEKKAQKRGKKAKKAAPAKSKKKKEESEEEEGEEEDEESD; encoded by the exons ATGCTCCGCTCGGCCAATCATGTAGCGCGTAGATGGCGCCACTGTGCCGACGCGAGCCGA CCCAAGCTAGCTTGCACTGGGAACATTTTGTTCGAGCTCCATACATTTCTTCTGGTTCTCTACGTCTACAGTTTGGTTGTGCACCagttcaaaaataatttcaaaatttttgcCATCAG GAAAAAAGTTAAAATGACGGACAAGCCGAAGCGTCCTATGTCAGCTTATATGCTGTGGTTAAACAGTGCGAGGGAGCAAATTAAGGCTGAAAACCCTGGCCTTAAGGTTACTGAAATAGCCAAAAAGGGAGGAGAAATATGGAAATCCATGAAGGACAAGAGT GTATGGGAGGAAAAGGCAGCAAAGGCCAAAGAACAGTATGCTAAGGATTTAGAATCGTACAACGCTAACGGCGGCGGTGGTGATGGTGGCGAAAAGAAGGCTCAAAAGAGAGGAAAGAAGGCCAAGAAAGCGGCGCCAGCT AAATCCAAGAAAAAGAAGGAAGAGTCTGAAGAGGAGGAGGGTGAGGAGGAGGATGAAGAAAGTGATTGA